The Gemmatimonadota bacterium genome has a segment encoding these proteins:
- a CDS encoding cation:proton antiporter: MTPLVGILVLLLLGLAGARLSLFIWTGKLGPRLLIVTGMHMLLLGFLLGSHGLGVLGRDLLRQLDPFLALGLGWIGLLFGLQVDRRHLREFPGRFMALALAQGVVAFLLFLGLGLGVAALLANRGVLTYGPAVRTAIVAAAATACISTPAAIALLSDTFQVRGRLTQLLFFIASLDAMVGIAALQLNYALHRPGQVAPTGTWLDAALVLGSATILGVTLGVLFLLLSRPRPHREELFLFLLGLAVFGAGAAQYLGLSPLYVCGIAGTVIANTSPLRSRVYRVLQEWEKTVYVILLLLAGALLEFPSWLVLPLAAGYVALRIVAKGAAGWLSGAVVPLRITPPRDLGLGLVPQGGISLAMAISITLSYPALRLGSGTVGGTVFSIVVLGVLGSEMLGAFMTRGVLRRAGELSPHREAAVVTREETVVLADFPASARAREPDKEEG; this comes from the coding sequence GTGACTCCCCTCGTCGGCATTCTCGTCCTGCTGCTCCTCGGCCTGGCCGGGGCGCGCCTGTCCCTGTTCATCTGGACGGGCAAGCTGGGGCCTCGCCTGCTGATCGTCACCGGCATGCACATGCTGCTGCTCGGGTTCCTGCTCGGCTCGCACGGGCTGGGCGTGCTGGGGCGGGACCTGCTGCGGCAGCTGGACCCGTTCCTGGCGCTGGGGCTCGGCTGGATCGGGCTGCTCTTCGGGCTCCAGGTCGACCGCAGGCACCTGCGCGAGTTCCCGGGACGCTTCATGGCGCTGGCGCTGGCGCAGGGCGTGGTCGCGTTCCTCCTGTTCCTGGGCCTCGGCCTGGGCGTAGCCGCGCTCCTGGCGAACCGCGGCGTGCTCACCTACGGGCCCGCCGTGCGCACCGCCATCGTGGCCGCCGCCGCCACCGCGTGCATCTCCACGCCGGCCGCCATCGCGCTCCTCAGCGACACCTTCCAGGTGCGCGGGCGCCTGACCCAGTTGCTCTTCTTCATCGCGAGCCTGGACGCGATGGTCGGCATAGCCGCTCTACAGCTCAACTATGCGCTGCACCGACCCGGCCAGGTGGCGCCCACCGGCACCTGGCTGGACGCGGCGTTGGTGCTGGGCTCGGCCACCATTCTGGGCGTGACGCTGGGCGTCCTGTTCCTGCTCCTGAGTCGCCCACGGCCGCACCGCGAGGAGCTGTTCCTGTTCCTGCTGGGGCTCGCGGTCTTCGGCGCGGGCGCGGCGCAGTACCTGGGCCTGTCCCCGCTCTACGTGTGCGGCATCGCGGGCACCGTCATAGCCAACACGTCGCCGCTGCGCAGCCGCGTGTACCGCGTGCTGCAGGAGTGGGAGAAGACGGTGTACGTCATCCTGCTGCTGCTCGCGGGCGCGCTGCTCGAGTTTCCCAGTTGGCTGGTGCTGCCGCTGGCGGCGGGCTACGTGGCGCTCCGCATCGTGGCCAAGGGCGCCGCCGGCTGGCTGTCTGGCGCCGTCGTGCCGCTGCGCATCACGCCGCCCCGCGATCTCGGTCTGGGTCTGGTCCCCCAGGGCGGGATCAGCCTGGCCATGGCGATCAGCATCACGCTGAGCTATCCGGCGCTGCGTCTCGGGTCGGGCACGGTGGGCGGCACCGTGTTCAGCATCGTCGTGCTCGGCGTGCTGGGCAGCGAGATGCTGGGCGCGTTCATGACCCGCGGCGTGCTGCGTCGCGCCGGCGAGCTCAGCCCGCACCGCGAGGCGGCCGTGGTGACGCGCGAGGAAACCGTTGTGCTCGCGGACTTCCCGGCGTCGGCGCGCGCCCGCGAGCCGGACAAGGAAGAGGGGTGA
- a CDS encoding zinc dependent phospholipase C family protein, which produces MDPAPARRRRVEGRTRRSTRGERGALRALILVAAAGTLAVAGLALSAGPLYAFGPATHIFLGERLLGSLHLLPAHIATLLAAHPRSFLYGSIAADISLAKKYAPVGRHCHFWHVGREIVEEAATDALKAVGLGYVSHLAADTVAHNFFVPRQLLLTSSTKALGHTYWESRLDAQLGEPYSARAREVVIEYDHSAADALFDQVLSATIFSFQTNRRIFRGMIRAQDNDRWRAVFDQVLKRSRWKLTDEEMESYLAPAFDSVVDNLLRGADSRAADLDPVGHFNLQLAKKIRRIALREPKGPGPERLRELADDFFPLPRESLGYWQATEAA; this is translated from the coding sequence TTGGACCCGGCGCCGGCGCGACGTAGACGGGTCGAGGGGCGGACCCGGCGGTCCACGCGTGGGGAGCGCGGTGCGCTGCGCGCGCTGATCCTGGTGGCCGCGGCGGGGACGCTGGCGGTCGCGGGGCTGGCGCTCAGCGCGGGCCCGCTCTACGCGTTCGGCCCGGCCACCCACATCTTCCTCGGCGAGCGGCTGCTGGGCTCGCTGCACCTGCTGCCGGCGCACATCGCCACGCTGCTGGCCGCGCACCCGCGCAGCTTCCTGTACGGCTCGATCGCGGCCGACATTTCGCTGGCCAAGAAGTACGCCCCCGTCGGCAGGCACTGCCACTTCTGGCACGTGGGGCGCGAGATAGTCGAAGAGGCCGCCACCGACGCGCTGAAGGCGGTGGGACTGGGCTACGTCAGCCACCTGGCCGCGGACACGGTCGCGCACAACTTCTTCGTGCCGCGCCAGCTTCTGCTGACGAGCTCCACAAAGGCGCTGGGACACACGTACTGGGAGTCGCGCCTGGACGCCCAACTGGGCGAACCGTACAGCGCCCGAGCGCGCGAGGTCGTCATCGAGTACGACCACTCGGCCGCCGACGCGCTGTTCGACCAGGTCCTCAGCGCGACCATCTTCTCGTTCCAGACCAACCGGAGGATCTTCCGCGGGATGATACGGGCGCAGGACAACGACCGCTGGAGGGCGGTGTTCGACCAGGTGCTCAAGCGGTCGCGCTGGAAGCTGACCGACGAGGAAATGGAGAGCTACCTGGCGCCCGCGTTCGATTCGGTGGTGGACAACCTGCTGCGGGGCGCCGATTCGCGCGCCGCGGACCTGGATCCGGTGGGCCACTTCAACCTGCAGCTCGCCAAGAAGATCCGCCGCATCGCGCTGCGCGAACCCAAGGGCCCGGGGCCGGAGCGGCTGAGGGAGCTCGCGGACGACTTCTTTCCGCTGCCCAGGGAGTCCCTCGGCTACTGGCAGGCCACCGAGGCGGCCTGA
- the murA gene encoding UDP-N-acetylglucosamine 1-carboxyvinyltransferase: MPRFVVEGGNALSGRVRPAGNKNAALPMIAACALTAEEVHLENVPEIEDVRTLLGLLRSMGAEADFAEAGVVRVRATELDPARMDPALASRIRGSILLAGPILARHGSMRLPPPGGDVIGRRRVDTHFLALRKLGAEVDQERDYRLHAERLRGADIFLDEPSVTATENALMAAVLAGGHTRLRNAAAEPHVQDLCAMLVGMGARIEGTGTSTLQIEGVDELRGGRYRVGSDHIEVGSFIGLAAMTGGEITIEDAAVEHLDSTLLGFERLGIACEARGSDLHVAADQELEIHTDLGGHIPKIDDGPWPAFPADLTSIALVVATQCRGTILIHEKMFESRMFFVDKIIGMGANIVLCDPHRAVVVGPSRLRGGSVESPDIRAGMALLLAALAAKGESQIRNIGQIERGYERIDERLRSLGAVIRREDGGGASA; encoded by the coding sequence ATGCCCAGATTCGTCGTCGAAGGCGGCAACGCGCTGAGCGGCCGCGTGCGGCCGGCCGGCAACAAGAACGCGGCGTTGCCCATGATCGCCGCGTGCGCGCTCACCGCCGAGGAAGTCCACCTGGAGAACGTTCCGGAGATAGAGGACGTGCGCACACTGCTGGGCCTGCTGCGGTCGATGGGGGCCGAGGCAGACTTCGCCGAGGCCGGCGTGGTGCGGGTTCGGGCGACCGAGCTGGACCCGGCGCGCATGGATCCAGCGCTCGCTTCGCGCATCAGGGGATCCATCCTGCTCGCCGGTCCCATCCTGGCCCGGCACGGCTCCATGCGGCTGCCGCCTCCGGGCGGAGACGTGATCGGCCGCCGGCGCGTGGACACCCACTTCCTGGCGCTGCGCAAGCTGGGCGCCGAGGTGGACCAGGAGCGGGACTACCGGCTGCACGCAGAGCGCCTGCGTGGCGCCGACATATTCCTGGACGAGCCCAGCGTGACCGCCACCGAGAACGCCCTGATGGCGGCCGTGCTGGCGGGCGGACACACGCGCCTCCGAAACGCCGCGGCTGAGCCCCACGTACAGGATCTGTGCGCGATGCTCGTGGGCATGGGCGCGCGCATAGAGGGCACCGGTACCTCCACCCTCCAGATCGAAGGCGTGGACGAGTTGCGTGGCGGGCGATATCGGGTCGGCAGCGATCACATCGAGGTGGGATCGTTCATCGGGTTGGCGGCCATGACCGGGGGCGAGATCACCATCGAGGACGCAGCCGTGGAGCACCTGGATTCCACGCTGCTGGGCTTCGAGCGGTTGGGCATCGCGTGCGAGGCTCGGGGCTCCGACCTGCACGTTGCGGCGGATCAGGAGCTGGAGATCCACACGGACCTGGGCGGGCACATCCCCAAGATCGACGACGGGCCGTGGCCGGCGTTCCCGGCCGACCTGACGTCCATCGCGCTGGTGGTCGCGACGCAGTGCCGCGGCACGATCCTGATCCACGAGAAGATGTTCGAGTCGCGCATGTTCTTCGTGGACAAGATCATCGGCATGGGGGCCAACATCGTGCTGTGCGACCCGCACCGGGCGGTGGTGGTGGGTCCCTCGCGGCTGCGCGGGGGATCGGTCGAGAGCCCCGACATCAGGGCCGGCATGGCTCTCCTGCTGGCGGCGCTGGCCGCCAAGGGAGAGAGCCAGATTCGCAACATCGGCCAGATCGAGCGCGGCTACGAGCGCATCGACGAGCGGCTGAGGTCGCTGGGCGCGGTCATTCGCCGCGAAGACGGTGGTGGGGCGAGCGCGTAG